TTTTCGcagctcaagaagtaattttaatagcacaaagttcatttaatcaattaaaatataaaaaaaaccaaataaatctctccttcctcccttgGGCAATTTTCAGCTCAAgccctccttctctctcccgcggcccgcgtGCTTCCTTCTCTCGGGTCGGCCCAGCTCGCTCCACCCTCCAAATCTATTCCCCCCCTCTCAAACCGGCCTCTGCTCTTCTCAGgacgacaggtgggacccgtgggccccacctgtcatccccaatcCCCAGCCATCCCAAGCCCAACCACGCCATGCCGCCATAccgcccacgacgccgccgtttTCACGACCTCTCGCTTGCGCGCTCGCATCCAAACCGAGAGCAACCGCaacccctccacctcctccacactCTCCCCACATTTCCCCCAAAAATCGCACCGGGCGAGCTCCATTTCACCCACAAtttcgcccacgtcgccggccgttgccgccccaAAACCGCCACTCCTCGACCTCCCTGTTGCTCCCTCGCGCCATAAAGAGCCTCCCCGTGCTCTCCTCTCGCATTTCCCGTCTTCCCCGCGCCCTCTCCCGCTCTCCCCtcgccaagccgagccgccgccgcccgccggagcTCCCCAGCATCGCGTcgtcgccgcttccgccgcctcTGCGTTGCGCCAAAGTCACCTCTGGCTTCACCACTCCACGCCGCACACCGGCTGCCCCACCGCCTCCCTACACCATCCTCGCAGCACCGTTTCCACCGTGCacccaaggccgccgccgcgttcgttGCCTCTAGCCGCGCGACTCCGCCTCTCCGGTTGACCccactccgcgccgccgccacctataGCGTCGCAGCGCCTCACCACAGCTCAGCGTCCCCCTCACTCGAGCTCCCATCGCCAGTGCCTCTTATGTATgtatttacgctttatttatgtTTGGATCTGTTTATCACTTGTTGTATTGTGTACCCTGGTTGGttctggacagggatttaatacataTAATAGTCTTGAAAtatgggttaaatttctgggcgtgacagcagCGTCAGCAGGACTGCTCCTCCTGCCACTCCTCTTCAGACTTCGGATCTAACTTGTCAACCTCGTCCTCAAGGTTCAGGCCGACGCTGACGTCAGCCGAAACCTGGCCCCAACCAGCACCGTCACCATCACCAACTCCGGCAACCATGGGACCTAGCCGGCAAAAACTTAACATGGGAAAAACCCTACTTGCAGGAAGAACCTGACAACAAGGAACTAATCTAACAACACTATACTAGTAGGTAAAGGTGGATGGACCCCTCCTCCAAGCTTCGCCGGTGGCGAACTGCCGGAATCGAAGGTGGAAGAGGGGACAGAGGGGAGGATTTTGGAGATTTACTGTAGCaaggggaaaggggaaaggGGAGAAGATCAACCGTTGTTCCTCTCCTccaatcctctctctcttcccagaGGACACGGGACACGAAATTGTGTGGGCCTAGAGCAGTAGTTTTGACGAGGAACAAGTAGCATATTTTGGCTTTCCGTGTTTGGTGAATCAACCAAATGTGCTGAGGTGGAGGGGAATCTACGAGTTGGCCGGTTGAGGCTGAATGATACCTCAGTgcactgtgaatggcctaaCAGCAAAGAGAGAACATATGCAACATGAAAGAGAGAAGCACGCTAGCTAGCGCACGCTGCACGTGTTGTTACAGAGAAAAAGAGACTAGAGAGTAGAGTAGGAGAGCGTTCGAGTTTTTTTCAACTTGCATTGGATCAGTTGAACCGATCTGAAGTATTCTCCTAAGTGCACAGGTTACTtggcaagtttttttttttaaaaaaaaaggcaattaCATGATAAAGTGACAATATGAGAATGTGCACTCAGCACTCGATCAGCAGCTCTTGTAAGAACCAAGCATGCGTGCGTGCTTGCTTACGAGATATTGTCGAAGTGCTGGTCATGCATGGCTCATTGTATTGTGTCCCAACTCAGTCGATCGTGACAAGCATAACACTCACCCTGCTACCCTGGAATCAGCAGTGGTGCCTCATCACAGTCATAGCGattgcccgccgccggcgcactGGAGGCGTCTTCCTCTGTCGTTGATGCCAAAGTAGTGTTGACGACGATCAAGCTGTTAAGGTCAGGCAACGGTCCGTCACGCTCCAGGACATCCATAGCTTGCCGCATAGAAGGTCGGTGTTGAGTCTGCAAAGCAGAGCACCAGAGCCCCAATACGATGACACGCTCTATCTCCCTCATATCAAGGCCACCACCCATGGTTAACCTTGTATCCGCCGCCTCGACAACATTGCCACCGCTTCGGTATAGGTCCCAGATTTGCTCCCTGTGCCTCCTTGCACAGGCGATCTCGAGAAGGGCAatgccgaagctgtacacgtctgAGCTACGCTTGAATGGGACCTTACCATGTTTCAGACACTGTGGATCAAGGTACCCTTCCGAGCCTATGGCAGTTGTCAGCAACGTCGCATTGTCTTGGTTTGCCATCCTCGATAGGCCAAAGTCGGCGAGCTTGGCGTTGAAATTTTCATCCAGGAGTACATTGCATGGTTTGATGTCTCTATGCAGGATATGTGGGTCGCACTCGTGATGTAGGTAGAGCAGGCCCGATCCAATGTCCTTGGCTATTTTGTACCTGTTTGATCATAGTTAGATAGCTACATAGATTGGCCATAAACATTCTTAGTTAGTTAATTTAATGCCAACAGAAACCATACTTTCGAAGCAACATATTGTAGTTGATTTTAATGTTGTATTTGTCGATTTTTTAAGACAAGCCATGGTAGGATTGTAATTTATGATTTGTTAATAAATTTGTTGAGTGGAAGCTGCATTATTTAACTTTGACAAATCGGTGTGTATcctatttggaaaaaaaaagaaaaagatatgaTTACCTAAAAAGTTTTGCATATGATTTACCTAGACATTGTAATGTTAGCAAAAACACACAAGATAATTGATAAACGAACAAACTGAGTACAACTCCATACATATTAATTTAgaactttaaaaattattatattatgaGGCATACTTAAATATGAGTGGTTCCTAAAATCTTGCATGCATTAAGAAGTGTTCCTCTTTAATAAAGAAGAGGGCACGAAAAGAAAAAagtcattagcacgtgattaattaaattttaatttctataaaattgaaaaatatatttatcttacattttaaaacaatttctatacatatataatattttcacacgaaacacgTTTAGTAATATGACAAACGTGCTAACAGAATGTAAGGTGCAGTATGTATTTGAGGAAAAGAACACCAATCTTAGGTGGCTGGTAATAAGATATAAGGGAcctaagtgaacttattcctatactTATTACACTAGAAAAACGGTTTTTACGAACACCTCTAATTGATTGCAGGTAGGCTAATAGAACTTTTGTTTGTAATAAGATTTGGATGGTGTCTAGTAACAATTCATCAGTGAAAATGAACCTATTTTTCACATACAGGTCTCTAGTCAGGTCTAGTAAGAGATCCGTAGGTGAAAACCATTTCAGAGCACACGTCCTttgccatttttttcttttttaggtcCTCCTCACTCACTCCCTTTCTCCCTCGGCTTCTCGTCCTactccctccacctccgcctcctctctcagcccctctcctctcctccatctaTCCCTCCTAATGGCCAAAGCGAGGCGAGTAGTAGGCGGATGCAGGGCAACGCCAAGATTGAAGCACCGGTGGGTGCAGGGCGTGCCGTGATAGGAGAACTGGGTCGGCGTGGGGTGTGCCGCGACGGGAGCAACTGGCCGGCGAGGGTCAACAGCTTGTCAAGCGGATCCGTCACCTCCGGCCCTGTCAGGGTAGATCCATCGCTGACAGCGAAGGGTTGGGGTGGCAAGGGCGGAGGGCAACCACGAGGATGATGGAGGGCTCAGGGGCGGTGGGGTGGTGCAGTCCACCGCAGCCAGATCCGACGCCGACAGCATAGAGGTGGGGGCGATGGGGCGTAGGGCGACCAGgatgacggcggagggttgTGGGATGGAGGGGCGGTCCTTCAAAGCTAGATCCACCACTGCCGATGGAGCGGCGGGAATGATAGGGTGCCCCAAAGATCCCATGCAGGCGGCCTCGCGATGGCTGGATCCCATGGCTCCAGCACTTGGACTGGTTGATCCGCGTGGCACCAATGATGGCATCTTTGGGGCAGTGTTGTATTTTTCTTATTACTAGAGATGGGATATAGGGTTTGTTGGAAATGGGAGCTAGGGTttgtgcattatttttttttttgaaatttattttgccAATTTAAGTTTTGCAGACGGGCAGCATAATGTACTCGCGTGCGAAAATCCCTTTTTCGCACACGGTTGTGTAAAAAAGAAAACCTTTTCTGCTAACACAAGCAGTTGCTTTGCCCACGTGAAAAAATGTGTTCGGCACGCGTGGAAAAATTGTTTCTCTAGTAGTGTTAATTTCAAATGTGAAAAATAATAGTTTAAAAAGGGAACTTAAAGCAAAGACGATTTGAAAAGATGAAAACAACAGAATATATGTTAGGATGAATATAGTATATTTTCTAAAATGCGCCGATGTCACCTTGTTTGCCAAGAAAGTACTTCTGATGACTCGCTTTTGTACAAGTAGTCGTTGAGGTTGCCGTTCGTCATCAATTCATAGACAAGGAAGAGCTCATTGTTCTTCTTACTCCAGAAACAGCTGCACATGAAACGGAGAATGTTCCAGCTGTGTCCCCGGGAGCACCAACCAAAAAACTTGACGAGATTCTTGTGCTTGGCTTCGCTGATAGTGCGGACTTCGGCGAAGAAGTCCTTGTGTCCTTCGCTGGACTCCCTCACAATTTTCTTCACAGCAACTTGATGGTCCAGCAGCTTCAGGTGTCCGCTGTACACTGCCCCAAAGGCGCCCTGCCCAAGCTTGCGATCCTCCGAGAAATGGTCGGTCGCAGCTGCCAAATTGCGGTATTCGAACCTCCTGGCGCCGCCTGTTCCCTTGTCGAAGACATTTCGAATCCTTTTCTGCTCCCAACAAGAGAGTAAGAACCACAAAACTAGCGCAAACACTAGAGCTCCT
This window of the Oryza sativa Japonica Group chromosome 4, ASM3414082v1 genome carries:
- the LOC4335015 gene encoding L-type lectin-domain containing receptor kinase IX.1, which translates into the protein MSQLLRPGYLGLLLFLLSMLLDASDHLIAGAAAAPPVFSFNFSADHPSTYRQDLVFQDDAIEPQKAGAPVELTCTWNDQVCRRGGRMSYAHPVQLYQLAANGRISKVASFSTSFTFAIRPIEGNGTCRGDGMAFFLASFPSKVPYRSAGGNLGLITDKTTTSNIAPDDRFIAVEFDIGIGFDNDPKEKTDHIAIDINSVKDSAITTYLPKNVTLNGTMIADIVFNSSTGMLVAYLRFLDHPSSAAHAQVVSANLTEHLKGTPPPGPQVAVGFSAATAGCVEICQILSWSFNSSLPLIHQDTHNIARLLVELIIGGALVFALVLWFLLSCWEQKRIRNVFDKGTGGARRFEYRNLAAATDHFSEDRKLGQGAFGAVYSGHLKLLDHQVAVKKIVRESSEGHKDFFAEVRTISEAKHKNLVKFFGWCSRGHSWNILRFMCSCFWSKKNNELFLVYELMTNGNLNDYLYKSESSEVLSWQTRYKIAKDIGSGLLYLHHECDPHILHRDIKPCNVLLDENFNAKLADFGLSRMANQDNATLLTTAIGSEGYLDPQCLKHGKVPFKRSSDVYSFGIALLEIACARRHREQIWDLYRSGGNVVEAADTRLTMGGGLDMREIERVIVLGLWCSALQTQHRPSMRQAMDVLERDGPLPDLNSLIVVNTTLASTTEEDASSAPAAGNRYDCDEAPLLIPG